The genomic DNA ggtaacctctgaatggtaaatcatcacatgtcacattcttctatcTTCTGATtagtaaaattcttaatggttccattaagaggtagcctatTAGTGACCATTCAGaagctaccaaacagcccctaactctCTTTTCCTTTCACAAATTCAAATAGATaatgtaatgcccataaatttaaaatcattattctagaaataaaaagaataatagtaatttataaattaaccactagaaaaccctaattaagacacccaagcatgtcaatcaagcaagtaggtaggcatgtcaatcaagcaggtaggtaggcatgtcaagcaggtaggtaggcatgtcaagcaggtaggtaggcatgtcaatcaagcaggtaggtaggcatgtcaagcaggtaggtaggcatgtcaagcaggtaggtaggcatgtcccaaaaattagtataaatagaggacattgggatttgatctgggaagttgaaacgacgctcataagttctgtgtacgtcgagttatagttaaatcagtccacaacacacactaattcacgaagtgctgccgcaatcagggtaataactcgatcgctattacgattcattgtccgatcgatcaatatatccaatggatgtttaagtgctgcccacattagggttatactttgtcgttcgtcgttaattcgatggatgagtttaagtatcgtactttgtcgttcgtcgttaattcgatggacgagtttaagtatcgtactttgtcgttcgtcgttaattcgatggatgtttaagtatcgcactttgtcgttcgttgtgagaatttgatctcgtgagttatcgtaaatgctgtattaagttactaacctagtttgtgtgcatgttatttaaattaggttaaaagattaatcagtagtctaaactctgcccatataaatctaaaagattagcacaaggtagcttcactttggagttattaaggtacggatccttaccccactctttattgcttcatattcaaattgttataaaaccactaaattactatatctgttaaaaactcctcacgtctttgattatcgattcatttgacagtccgttcgattcctatcctaatcatttgatttagctttcatgtcatgcgatagtattatgttatactcattatcgcatgttccaatatatgttccgttttgttatgaaaataagttttataagttatgtaaataagaccatttgtactctgataccctgagtatcgcttctcgtggagtgtcccacgagcatgttgttgcggcatcgacatcatgtgctccatccgtgacggagagatcagttcacgacgtctcttaagtacaagtgtggtacataaggctattaggaggcgtatggatcggtcctaggatttaagtataaggaggtggataacgggtatgccaattcgccatctcatgtgataattatgcaggagtagctacctgtgtattgtcacgttttaagtttgctcatgggtacatccgtaagatatgattatgaaattatgttcttgcatcgtatcattttcgcataaggttccatccggataagatttcatataaagcattatctgttatttgagcctaaaattccgtactgagcattcggctcattccgtaaactttttgtatatacaggtccacaggttactttgggaggggaaaagagagaagaataaagcctaggaataaatctgaagatgttagttaattaagatgaatatctccgcttgtatattaatcttaattttaatggtcgtgtggttgtatccttatcaaataaataaatggaattatgacttttgtttatgttaccatTATtatgacacgtcagcccttccgggttggggtgttacagataaTATTTTATGAACTAATAGGGTGGTGGTCAATTGGCAAAGACAAAACATTTAAGCACCTTGGGAGAAGGAAGTCTTGAGTTCAAGTCTCACCGACAACAGGAGtaaagaaatttgccgttaaaaaaaattatgaaatttTGAATAATCCGTTACTATACATAAACTAATAACCTTCCTTGTGTGTACTATTATTATCTTAATTAACAAGTTAAATCAATGAAAATTTTTAAAGCTATTAAACGGTTTGACCCGCATTATAAACTAATATATTATGGAGCACATATGCAACCTCCATATTTTAGTAGTTAAGAAACGGTCAATCAACCCAATCCTAAAACACCACCCTACTTCTCATCTCCATATAAGTAGGGTCAACCTTCTTCTTGTGTAAGCACTTCATCTTCAGATTCTataatttctctctctctctcttctaaTATTTTTGGATCAATCAAAACAACATTGTATTTTCTCAAACACACTTTGTTTCATGGTATGTTTCTAACCTTCTATCATCTGTGTTTTTTTCAATTTCACATGATATATGTCTCATTAAGTGGTTGATCTGAcaaattcttttttgtttttttttgttttacacaATCTTTAGACGACTGATTCTTCAAATGTCAAATACGAGGAGGTACATATAACATGTTAATATTGTTTTTTCATCATAATACTTGGTTTTTCAATTCCGTAAGATATCATGCATGAATGTATCAAATTTCTGCCAATATTTTCAGGAATTTATTACGAATTTAAAGGGAAAAAAGCTCTTTACGTGTCGATGGATTCCAGTTGATTCTGAACCAAAAGCTTTAGTATTTCTTAACCATGGATATGCTATGGAGTGTAGTGTCTCCATGAAAGGTGAGATCAATTCTAAAGtattataaatatataagttaGAAACCTGGATACTAAAAAGGATGCAATGAAAAACAAACCATGACGTAGTACTTCTATCACGATAAGAAAAAAATCAATGAGGcttgtaaaaatattttatgtatacaaatattatgaatgaTTTGAATTAGCAGGAGCTGCAATGAGGCTTGTAAAGGCTGGATTTGGAGTTTATGGAATAGATAATCAAGGGCATGGAAAATCTGATGGAATTAAGGGTTTCATCTCTCGTTTTGATGATCTTGTTGAAGACTGTTCTCAACATTTCACAAACATTTGTGGTAAGTTTTATTTAGTTGTTTTACTTTTATAAAATTTGGGTTGaggtttgtttttatttttggcGATGTTTATAAAACTAGATCGATAAAATGGTCTAGGGataaaataccggtaccgaaaatcgtCAAATATGGGTATCGGTACTATACCGAAATGTTCAGTATTGCACTGTACGGTACCGGTACCGTGACAGTACCAACATTTGTGTGTAAAATTCTGTAAAATACCGGTATTGTACCGAACTGAAAATACCGGTACCAAAAACACCAAAAAGTGAGTACCGAATCGATACCGAAAAATTTCGGCACCAGTAACAATtcccaaatgctcatccctaaaaTGATCACTCTTGGTTCATTAATTGGATTGGTCGAATTGGTTGAACCAAACTCGAAGATATCAGGTTATATTTATAGATTACATAAGATTTAAATAATATATTGCTATGTTGTTTATATTTAAATAGAATAAAATTAtgttatttttaaagaaaaatataaaataacAAAGAGATTTATTCGGAAGATTgagtatttaatttaatttgaCCACAGATATATAGAGATCAACATGCTTCTTGATTAGCGTAACACTTTCATATGTGTATTGAAAGCTTATAAGTTCAACCAAAAACTAGTTAACTATGTGATTCAAACAGTGTCGATTTAATCCATACTAGTCGAACTAGTTAGAGGTCCGATTTCCGGTCCAATCCATTGTTCAGTCTTGTCATAAACAAAATATTTAGTTTTCATCTTGATCAGCTGAATTCAAACTTTTTTTCTTTTATGTGTTTGCAGAAAGGAAAGAGAATAAAAATAAATTGAGAATACTGCTTGGAGAATCTATGGGAGGAGCAATGGTGCTTCGGTTGCATTTAAAGAAACCAGATTTTTGGGATGGTGGAGTCTTGGTCGCACCCATGTGTAAGGTGTGTACACTCTCTATCCTCTAGTTATTGTTAGCAATTTTAgattttaatctttttattttctttttactaGTAATGTCTTAGCAATTTTAACAACATTATTTCCTTTTAGTAAAGGGTTTAAGCAACTAACATGTTTTTAATGTAATAAAAAATAGAAAGTTTGACAATTATATATGAATACATTAATATAATAGTAGTTTACGATTGtcaaaagaatgaaagaataaaagaaaaagaaagattaaAATGGTAAAGTTTACAAAGTTAAAATTCGTTGTACTCTTTAACCCCTAAGATATCATCTCCTTGTCAGATTCAGTCCATACACCATGTGCTAGTCGTTTATTAGTTAAGTCTTATGTCTTAATGTTTCTTACTCTTATTGTCCCGTAACATTTTATGTTTAACTTTACAGATTGCAGACAATATGAAACCATCACCAATTATGTTTAATGTTCTAACACAACTTAGAAAATTCATACCAACATGGAAAATTGTCCCGGGTGACGATATTGTTGAGCTTGCCTTCAGAGATCCTAAAATTAGACAGGAAGTAATTAAAGAATCTGTGTTgaatttatctttttttttttttgatttatttGTCATGATTAATGATTTTAAGCATGTATATACTGGTTTTCCTGGTGATATATAGATTCGCGATAATCCGTTATGCTACAAAGGTCGCGTACGCCTGCAAACTGCTATGGAGTTGTATACTGTGACTGTTGACCTTGAAAAAAAGTTAAAAGATGTGACAATGGCGTTCTTGATTGTGCATGGAGAAGATGACAAGGTAACCGATCCTTTGACGAGTAAATTGTTATACGAGAATGCTTCTAGTACCGACAAGACCTTCAAGTTGTACCCGAAAATGTGGCATGCACTCACTTATGGGGAATTTACTGAAAACACCGATATTGTTTTTGCTGATGCTATTAGTTGGATCAATGAGAGAATTGCCAGAGGAAACTCGAGACTAGAGAGGGAGCAAAAGTCGAAAAACGATGAGCCTCATGACAATGATAAAAAGAAAGATCATAACTAGATTAGGTTTCAATTCTACTTATAGGGTATCCCTACATTTCTTTCCATAATAATTATAATTCCTATAGTTTTTAGGGTTGTAAAGAGTATGCAAATTAATTGTTTTGATCTAGACATGTTTATATGGATCGAGATGGTTGCGTCAATAAGCGAGAATCGTATTAATGATTAACCAATACAAAATTTGGTGATAAGTATGAAGACTATCTTAAAGTGAGATGGAAAAGCTCTGCCTAAACTTCCAAAATGTAAGGGGAATCATGGACCTAAGTTCACCTAATGGAACATATAGAAGTTCAAAATTCCAATTACAGAAGATGGTGGGTAAATTAGCTAACTTCAATACGCGGGGTTCCTTGCGATATAACCCTTTGTCAATTCTTGCTTTCAACATGGATGATGGTTTTATTCTCCATTCATATAGATAAAGGAATTACAATTGATGTATTTAGAAGAGACGATTTTGAGTTTCTTTTTTTAACTGGTTTAGGGTCCTAGCTGCACAATATAATTTTAGAAGAGACGATGTACCTTAAATCCACCATTACGTTGCACACCACAATGGTCAATTTTCCTTACACGAGTGAGCTATGTCCTTATGTTATTATACATCTACAAATTTAAGAATTAAATGTGTTTTAGTTTTAAGCGAGTTCGATAACCTAAAAAAGTCTTGTTTTTTAGCGGGTCAACAACAATTGGACTCTatttcaattttttaattaacCTATTTAATTTAAACTTCTACAAAAAGTAAACCCAAAAGAAATCTCTTACAATCCTATATCATTATAAGTTATAACTTACTCTTTTGAATACTAGTAAATACACAAAGATATAGAAACACATAGAAGTTTCAGCTCTCCGATTATAGTAcctaaaaacaaaacaaatatttacttatttaaaacCTATGTCTCACTATTGgcattttatttgttttttttttcacctAAGCTATATAAGCTGGTGGTTACATTAAAATAAACCTTcttttttttaagaaaatttgGGATTTTATGTAGTGTAATTTGCCATTGTTAACTTGGTTAACATTACGAAATATGTTGTAATTAATATAATTCtgaagagtaaattgccaaaatcgtccctaaggtttgaacatgtttgtcattttcatcaaaaacaacatttttgtaccatatagtccttcacttttgggatttttttgccattttcatcaaaCATCTGACTTTTTTTGTCAAAATCGTCCCTCATATTTgtgattttttgtcattttcatccaaatgtttgatagaaaaaataaaacaaattagacgtttggatgaaaatggccaaaaataacaaaaagtGAAAAACTAtattgtacaaaaaagttgttttagaTGGAAATGACAAACATGCCCAAAACTCAGAGATagttttggcaatttactcaattCTGAATGATCAAATGTGTAATCaccaattataaaaaaaaaaaaaagtaaattaaacAACTTAACTACTTTGACTCCTTTATctatttaaaaacacaaagatacTCCCTTGGTTATTGAAGTGACCAAATATGCTTATAAACCAAACCACTAAACACAACAACTCCATACCCATCTCACCAAGTATATATACAATATATACCCATAGCCAATATTGCATGAAACACAAATATTACTGTATACAAATGGCCAATCTTAACCTATACTTATCTACACTTAGCTTTTTTTTACTAGCCATCTCTCTTAGATGTGCTAGCGGAACCCGCATCCTCGTTGATACAACTTCATTTCCAGCTAGTGAAAACGGCCCGTTTGGTCCAGTAAACGAGGTTGATTCCCCTAATGTGGCACCTCAAAAGGACCCCACCCCTAACCTACCAGCCGACGACATCCCCACTACCAACACGCCCGCACCAATTGTTAATCCTAGTCCTGGCTCGTTACCAAGTGTAACGAGTTCTGTTGCGGCTGCTGGTGTTAAAGCAGCCGCAACAGGGACTGCCAATGTGGCACCGGTGGCAACTTCCACCGGTGCTGAACATCCAACTTTAAGTTTCTTTATGCATGATGTTCTAGGAGGGTCTCATGCTACTAGTAGAGTGGTCGCGGGGATTGTTGCGACCTCCGATGCAAACGTAGTGCCGTTTTCGAGCCCAAACAGTCAAGTTTTCCCGATCACCGGTGGAATCCCGCTTAGCAACATCAACGGTATAGTCAACAATAACAACCTCCCATTCCTAGCCGGGTTTAACGCGAATAACCCGAACAACCCTGAGTCCAGCACTGTCCTCCAAAACACGGGCAACAACAATGTCGTCAACGGAGGACACAACTTACCATTTGTCACCGCGGGTCAGCTTCCAGCCGGCATAACCTTGGAACAACTCATGTTCGGGTCAATCACCGTCATCGACAACGAGTTGACCGAAGGAAACGAGCTAGGGACAGGGGTGATAGGCAGAGGACAAGGTTTTTACCTCTCAAGTTCATTAGATGGCAGCAGCCACACATTTGCACTAACAACTTTGTTCCATGGTGGCGATCACGAGGTGGACGACACGATTAGCTTCTTCGGGGTCCACCGAACAGCTTCGGAAGTGTCTCATATTGCGGTTATAGGTGGGACTGGAAAGTATGAAGAGGCCAAAGGGTATGCCACTATTGAGAGTTTACCTCAGGTGGATGAACACACTACTGATGGTGTTGAGACCATTGTTCATGTTAATGTGTACCTTACTACATCATAAATGTTCTCATTATGTATTTATTTTGTTTCAAAAGTTAATATTAAATGTGAAGAACCATCATTACAAGGGTAAACGTTCATACATACTTCATCAAAACGATGTATTTCCTATTCAAAACGACATATTTCCTATTCAAAACGACGTATTTTCTATAATCCAAACTATGACCCACTGACCGATAATAAATTGTATGATAGTGACACTATATGCTTTCACTTACGTCGTCAAGGCCTTTTATTGATGTTGCGAAACAATTTACAACATTTTAAATGATACAAAATCAGTCAGTTGTTCATTAGGGGCAGGTAAAGTTACTCTTCCGTTAGAGTTAAATGTCagtttagtccatgtggtttgggccattttgccagtttagtccaaaggtttgaaacgttgccattttagtccaaatagtttcaaatgttgccattttagttcactgggttaactccatctattttttctattaactagaagggcaattcgttcattttatatggctgaattgcccttctagttaacaaaattacatataaaatgaccgaattgcccttctagttaacagaaaaaatggatggagttaactgGACTAAAATGACGacgtttgaaactatttggactaaaatggcaacgtttcaaacctttagactaaactggcaaaatggcccaaaccacagggactaaaatgtcATTTAACTCTTAATATTAAATCAAGTTATATTAGATTGATAAGTTATGCAAGTAATTAAGGTGACAGCAACAGAATATGAACCAAGGTGTTACATAACTGATTAATGACCAACGATTTCAGCCGATTGTTTCCAGACCCTTGGAAAACCGAAATACTAGAAAAATACAACAGTCGAATCGAAACAACACGTAACTTGCATAACAGGAAAACGAAAAGCGAATTTGATAAGGTTTTTGCGAGATGTTACGCTACAAGTATTTTAGGCCGTTGCTTCAGATTTCCCGTTCGAAAAGGCATATGCAATTGACAACTGATGGACCCAACAGTTTAGCTACATTTGTATTTACATTACaaaaagagtgaatttcaagaattgtcctttatctttatagcCATTTTCAGGCGTtttcctttatgttcaaaattgacgagttttgtcctttatgttttcatatcatacaggttttgtcctttaggcctaacccagttagttttttcagttaaatttggtcacgTGCTTTGCatatgagggcatttttgtcaattcaaaggtaagttcaaccgcagatttacagctcaaagcttctgcaacctttgaattgacaaaaatgccctcatatGCAAAGCAcgtgaccaaatttaactgaaaaaactaactgagttaggcctaaaggacaaaacgtgtatgatatgaaaatataaaggacaaaactcgtcaattttgaaataaaggacaacgcctgaaaatgggtataaagataaaggacaattcttgaaattcactcttacaaaaatacaaaacaaaTTATAAATCAAACAAAACCGGTTCACAAAGATTCCAGGACCAAAGTTCATAATTCAGGTATGCAGATTTGGAATAATGGAATATACACATAAGTTATTCTTATCATACCACGGGTGGGGCCCATGGCGCGTTGAATATTCGTCAAACGACTAGTTGGCTAGAGATATATATGTAAGCAACTAGCgagttatatacttatatatactAAAGACTGTTGTATATGTATGGTTGTTACTTGTCATTGCTGTCTGAACTATCTACTTGATTGTCATATATTATCTT from Helianthus annuus cultivar XRQ/B chromosome 7, HanXRQr2.0-SUNRISE, whole genome shotgun sequence includes the following:
- the LOC110868796 gene encoding caffeoylshikimate esterase translates to MTTDSSNVKYEEEFITNLKGKKLFTCRWIPVDSEPKALVFLNHGYAMECSVSMKGAAMRLVKAGFGVYGIDNQGHGKSDGIKGFISRFDDLVEDCSQHFTNICERKENKNKLRILLGESMGGAMVLRLHLKKPDFWDGGVLVAPMCKIADNMKPSPIMFNVLTQLRKFIPTWKIVPGDDIVELAFRDPKIRQEIRDNPLCYKGRVRLQTAMELYTVTVDLEKKLKDVTMAFLIVHGEDDKVTDPLTSKLLYENASSTDKTFKLYPKMWHALTYGEFTENTDIVFADAISWINERIARGNSRLEREQKSKNDEPHDNDKKKDHN
- the LOC110868795 gene encoding dirigent protein 24, encoding MANLNLYLSTLSFFLLAISLRCASGTRILVDTTSFPASENGPFGPVNEVDSPNVAPQKDPTPNLPADDIPTTNTPAPIVNPSPGSLPSVTSSVAAAGVKAAATGTANVAPVATSTGAEHPTLSFFMHDVLGGSHATSRVVAGIVATSDANVVPFSSPNSQVFPITGGIPLSNINGIVNNNNLPFLAGFNANNPNNPESSTVLQNTGNNNVVNGGHNLPFVTAGQLPAGITLEQLMFGSITVIDNELTEGNELGTGVIGRGQGFYLSSSLDGSSHTFALTTLFHGGDHEVDDTISFFGVHRTASEVSHIAVIGGTGKYEEAKGYATIESLPQVDEHTTDGVETIVHVNVYLTTS